In the genome of Mytilus trossulus isolate FHL-02 unplaced genomic scaffold, PNRI_Mtr1.1.1.hap1 h1tg000244l__unscaffolded, whole genome shotgun sequence, one region contains:
- the LOC134701464 gene encoding uncharacterized protein LOC134701464: MSVNMKASIVGNTTFPSFKELNSTESNWITSINYYGLIYTSLLFVIGIPGNVLVFFVYSKKTRKNSTTIFILVLAVFDLVNCTATLPTEIVMLLNPFVFNIGPVCKMSRFTTYTCNSAAAVILAAIAVDRYKRVCTPHGKQFTLKKAKRMAFWAFITSVSFTWPSLMIYGQRTISTESANVTRQICEIDDSHVLTVYPLIYYSYMCFSTCGIYFILLASYISIVMKMVRRRNFTSLIGRRSVSNKEVPDIHIEHPSSVGHHTNALQVTSVHSSTRSLNVCCRTDESNCFQYEPAVSVPKNSQNMAKPSKEKDNPNEMDLKLQECSMKPDVNNIKPNCFLNVDSLIDCKEVVNEYDAVYNTSNRNEQNIGSNPENNPECIGNKNNENDKTMIQVLNNLNKETDESNQKPKQTMTKTNSLDVPSPKHSPEISSKDSSKYENTSENRTKTKRKRKVSQTRSNTGEISLNGSSKSKMRPSKRSLRAHRLGKTTLMLLVVTMVYILSFLPFLGVVIQRSISPIVPLLYKGEYDTVYEALYRSYLLNCAVNPLIYSFCNANFRKDCQATCRRRKLFYR, translated from the coding sequence ATGAGTGTCAACATGAAAGCATCGATTGTTGGAAATACAACGTTTCCAAGTTTTAAGGAATTAAATTCAACAGAGAGTAACTGGATAACATCAATTAATTACTATGGATTAATTTACACTTCACTTTTATTTGTGATTGGCATTCCCGGAAATGTATtggtgttttttgtttattccaaaaaaacgagaaaaaattCCACGactatatttattttagttcTGGCTGTATTTGATTTGGTAAACTGCACGGCAACGTTACCGACAGAAATTGTTATGTTACTGAAtccttttgtttttaacattggACCCGTCTGCAAAATGTCTAGATTTACTACGTATACATGTAACAGTGCTGCCGCTGTCATCCTTGCGGCCATTGCGGTGGACAGATACAAACGGGTATGTACTCCCCATGGAAAACAATTTACTCTAAAAAAAGCGAAACGAATGGCATTCTGGGCATTTATTACTTCCGTTAGTTTTACATGGCCGTCTCTAATGATATATGGACAAAGAACTATTAGTACGGAAAGTGCAAACGTTACACGTCAAATATGTGAAATAGATGATTCACACGTTTTGACGGTTTACCCACTTATTTATTACTCTTATATGTGTTTTTCTACATGTggaatatattttattcttctAGCATCATACATTAGTATTGTTATGAAAATGGTGAGGCGCAGGAACTTCACCAGTTTGATAGGTCGCCGATCTGTTTCTAACAAAGAAGTGCCAGACATACACATAGAACATCCCTCGTCTGTTGGGCATCATACAAACGCACTGCAAGTAACCAGTGTTCACAGCTCTACGCGCAGTCTGAACGTCTGTTGTCGTACTGACGAATCAAATTGTTTCCAATATGAACCAGCTGTGTCGGTGCCGAAAAATAGCCAAAACATGGCTAAACCATCAAAGGAAAAAGATAATCCGAATGAGATGGATTTAAAACTTCAGGAATGCTCAATGAAGCCTGACGTAAACAATATAAAACcaaattgctttttaaatgttGACAGTCTTATAGATTGCAAAGAAGTTGTAAACGAATACGATGCTGTATATAATACTAGTAAtcgaaatgaacaaaatatcGGTTCTAATCCAGAGAATAATCCCGAGTGCAtcggaaataaaaataatgaaaacgaTAAAACTATGATCCAAGTGTTGAATAATCTGAATAAAGAAACAGATGAATCGAACCAGAAGCCAAAACAAACAATGACAAAGACCAATAGTCTGGACGTTCCTTCGCCTAAACATTCACCGGAAATTTCTAGCAAAGACAgttcaaaatatgaaaacacaTCAGAAAACCGAACTAAAACCAAACGTAAGCGTAAGGTATCGCAAACGCGTAGTAATACAGGAGAAATATCCTTAAATGGATcaagtaaaagtaaaatgcGACCCTCTAAAAGGAGTTTAAGGGCACATCGTTTAGGTAAGACAACTCTTATGCTTTTAGTTGTGACTATGGTATATATCTTAAGCTTTCTCCCATTTCTTGGAGTTGTTATACAAAGATCCATATCTCCTATTGTTCCGTTGCTTTATAAAGGAGAATATGACACAGTGTACGAAGCTTTGTACAGATCTTATTTACTAAACTGTGCGGTGAATCCGCTAATTTATTCGTTTTGCAACGCAAATTTTAGAAAAGACTGTCAAGCAACGTGCAGGAGACGAAAATTGTTCTACAGATAA